The Collimonas sp. PA-H2 genome contains a region encoding:
- a CDS encoding flavodoxin family protein, with amino-acid sequence MTKVAIVYHSGYGHTKNQAEAVHAGVLRAQGATPELIAIDAEGNLSDAAWASLEAADAIIFGTPTYMGTVSWQFKKFADTSSKQWFGQKWKDKVAAGFTNSATMNGDKGSTMSYLITFAMQHSMVWVGTGLMPANSKAAQRNDVNFVGGFSGALAQSPSDSSPQEGPAAGDLETASQFGQRVAETAQKFKK; translated from the coding sequence ATGACCAAAGTTGCTATCGTTTACCACTCAGGCTACGGCCATACCAAAAACCAGGCCGAGGCTGTACATGCCGGCGTATTGCGTGCGCAGGGCGCGACGCCTGAGCTGATCGCCATCGATGCTGAAGGCAACCTGAGCGACGCCGCCTGGGCCTCGCTGGAGGCGGCCGACGCCATCATCTTTGGCACGCCGACCTACATGGGCACGGTTTCCTGGCAGTTCAAGAAATTTGCAGATACCTCGTCGAAGCAATGGTTCGGCCAGAAATGGAAAGACAAGGTCGCCGCCGGCTTTACCAATTCGGCGACCATGAACGGCGACAAGGGCAGCACCATGAGCTATCTGATCACCTTTGCGATGCAGCACAGCATGGTGTGGGTCGGCACTGGCCTGATGCCCGCCAACAGCAAGGCGGCGCAACGCAATGACGTCAATTTCGTGGGTGGTTTCTCCGGCGCGCTGGCGCAAAGCCCGTCCGACTCGTCGCCACAGGAAGGTCCGGCAGCCGGCGATCTGGAAACCGCCAGCCAGTTTGGCCAGCGTGTTGCCGAGACGGCGCAAAAGTTCAAGAAGTAA
- a CDS encoding sulfurtransferase, whose amino-acid sequence MQSSHSFVNIAAYKFVTFIDTEQKRPEFLAICKQLQLKGTILLTPEGINLFLAGQREQIDQFLAWLRADERFADIEVKESYSEKQPFTRMLVKLKAEIITMKHPLIKPELGRAPAVQAQTLKRWLDRGVDDNGRPVVMMDTRNAFEVDVGTFANTLDYRIEKFSEFPAVVAEHKDELAGKTIVTFCTGGIRCEKAAIHMQDIGYDSVYQLEGGILKYFEECGGAHYDGDCFVFDYRTALNPQLQETATVQCYACRAVVTPRQQLAPQYVAGKSCPHCLPEAAPSEAAASLSEISAAH is encoded by the coding sequence ATGCAGTCCAGTCACTCTTTTGTCAATATTGCGGCCTATAAATTCGTCACTTTCATAGACACGGAGCAGAAACGTCCTGAATTTCTTGCAATTTGTAAGCAATTGCAACTAAAAGGCACGATCTTACTCACTCCGGAGGGAATTAACCTATTCCTGGCCGGCCAGCGTGAGCAAATCGACCAGTTTCTGGCATGGCTGCGCGCCGACGAGCGCTTTGCGGACATCGAAGTCAAGGAAAGCTATTCGGAAAAGCAGCCGTTCACACGCATGCTGGTCAAGCTGAAGGCGGAAATCATCACCATGAAGCACCCGCTGATCAAGCCGGAGCTGGGCCGCGCGCCGGCGGTGCAGGCGCAGACCCTGAAGCGCTGGCTGGACCGGGGCGTCGACGACAATGGCCGGCCGGTGGTGATGATGGATACCCGCAATGCCTTTGAGGTCGACGTCGGCACCTTTGCCAACACCCTCGACTACCGTATCGAAAAATTCAGCGAATTTCCGGCAGTGGTCGCCGAGCACAAGGATGAGCTGGCCGGCAAGACCATCGTCACCTTCTGCACCGGCGGCATCCGTTGCGAAAAAGCGGCGATCCACATGCAGGACATCGGCTATGACAGCGTGTACCAGCTGGAAGGCGGCATCCTCAAGTATTTCGAGGAATGCGGCGGCGCCCATTACGACGGCGATTGCTTCGTATTCGACTATCGCACCGCACTCAACCCGCAACTGCAGGAAACCGCCACGGTGCAATGCTATGCCTGCCGCGCCGTGGTGACCCCGCGCCAGCAATTGGCGCCGCAATATGTTGCCGGCAAATCCTGTCCACATTGCCTGCCTGAGGCGGCCCCATCTGAAGCCGCTGCATCCCTGTCGGAAATCAGCGCTGCGCATTGA
- the dnaE gene encoding DNA polymerase III subunit alpha, which produces MTTPQFIHLRLHSEYSIVDGLVRIDDVVKAAASDGQAALGISDLANLFGMVKFYKAARGKGIKPIIGCDVWITNDDERDKPSRLLLLVKNRSGYLQLCELLSRAWLENLHRGRAEIRAEWLAGLKDHGDGNGNGLIALSGAHFGDIGMAIDNGNPEAAERCIQRWQNIFPDNFYVEVQRAEQPNMEAHVRQAVALAAKFGVPVVATHPTQFLDKEEFIAHEARTCIAEGEMLANARRVRRFNVQQSFKSQAEMAELFADMPAALQNSIEIAKRCNLTLQLGKPQLPDFPTPDGMTIGEFLIQQSQEGLELRLVHLFPDEAKREQQRQRYQDRLKFETDTIIKMGFPGYFLIVAEFIRWAKQNGVPVGPGRGSGAGSLVAYSLQITDLDPLKYNLLFERFLNPERVSMPDFDIDFCQEGRDRVIQHVKDLYGKDAVSQIATFGTMAAKGAIRDVGRVLDFGYNFCDGISKLIPFKPGKHVTIADAIQEEPMLAERLENEEEVKQLLNLAQQVEGIARNIGMHAGGVLIAPGKLTDFCPLYTQGGDAGVVSQYDKDDVEAVGLVKFDFLGLTTLTILDRAVRYIKQLDPAMADFSLEKLPLNDRASYELLTAAKTVAVFQLESRGMQGMLKDARPDRFEDIIALVALYRPGPMDLIPDFCKRKHGERFDYPDPRTEGILSETYGIMVYQEQVMQMAQVVGGYSLGGADLLRRAMGKKKAEEMAEHRQIFRDGAAKDGLSEAKADEIFDLMEKFAGYGFNKSHAAAYALLSYHTAYLKAHHPAAFMAANLSLAMDDTEKIKILVEDSLVICKLTLLPPDINLSDYRFTPEGELGKKATFIRYGLGAVKGSGQNAIEAIIAARQEKPFVDLFDFCLRVDKRQINRRTIESLIRAGAFDCFKVDRGILLASVPRAMEAADQKLASANQVSLFGGDDSDLEAPIEYVQAAPWTDKQKLTEEKSALGFYLSGHLFHAYAAEARRFARTPLGSLEPSREPRTLAGIISGLRTQMTQRGKMMIVTLDDGSATLDVTVYNEQFEPNKAFFKEDEFLVVQGKVTEDRFNGGLRVSAEKVMDIATARIHYGRQFVLSLAPALKQVDVTQLKSVLEPHRSEKGLPLTVRYTASNIACEIILGDDWRVVPNDELQGSLVQNLGKESVEIEY; this is translated from the coding sequence ATGACGACACCGCAATTTATTCATCTCCGCCTCCACTCTGAGTATTCCATCGTCGATGGCTTGGTGCGCATCGACGACGTAGTAAAAGCAGCAGCCAGCGACGGCCAGGCCGCGCTCGGCATCTCCGACCTGGCTAACCTGTTCGGCATGGTCAAGTTCTACAAGGCTGCGCGCGGCAAAGGCATCAAGCCGATCATCGGCTGCGATGTCTGGATCACCAATGACGACGAACGCGACAAGCCGTCGCGCTTGCTGCTGCTGGTCAAGAATCGCAGCGGCTATCTGCAGCTGTGCGAGCTGTTGTCGCGTGCCTGGCTGGAAAACCTGCACCGTGGCCGTGCGGAAATCCGCGCCGAATGGCTGGCCGGGCTCAAGGACCATGGCGATGGCAACGGCAACGGTTTGATCGCCTTGTCGGGCGCCCATTTCGGCGACATCGGCATGGCCATCGACAATGGCAACCCGGAAGCGGCCGAGCGCTGCATTCAGCGCTGGCAGAATATTTTCCCGGACAATTTTTATGTAGAAGTACAGCGCGCCGAACAGCCGAATATGGAAGCGCATGTGCGCCAGGCGGTGGCGCTGGCGGCGAAGTTCGGCGTGCCTGTGGTCGCTACGCATCCAACCCAGTTCCTGGACAAGGAAGAATTCATCGCGCATGAAGCGCGCACCTGTATCGCCGAAGGCGAGATGTTGGCGAATGCGCGCCGTGTGCGCCGCTTCAATGTCCAGCAATCGTTCAAGTCGCAAGCCGAGATGGCGGAGCTGTTCGCCGACATGCCGGCGGCCTTGCAGAATTCGATTGAAATCGCCAAGCGCTGCAACCTGACGCTGCAACTGGGCAAGCCGCAACTGCCGGATTTCCCAACGCCGGACGGCATGACGATCGGCGAATTCCTGATTCAGCAATCGCAGGAAGGCCTGGAACTGCGCCTGGTGCATCTGTTCCCGGACGAAGCCAAGCGCGAGCAGCAGCGCCAGCGCTACCAGGACCGCCTCAAGTTTGAAACCGACACCATCATCAAGATGGGTTTCCCCGGCTACTTCCTGATCGTTGCCGAGTTTATCCGCTGGGCCAAGCAGAATGGCGTGCCGGTCGGGCCGGGACGGGGTTCCGGCGCCGGATCGCTGGTCGCCTACTCGCTGCAGATCACCGACCTCGACCCGCTCAAATACAATCTGCTGTTCGAGCGCTTCCTCAATCCGGAACGGGTATCGATGCCCGACTTCGATATCGACTTTTGCCAGGAAGGGCGCGACCGCGTCATCCAGCACGTCAAGGATTTGTACGGCAAGGATGCGGTATCGCAGATCGCTACCTTCGGCACCATGGCCGCCAAGGGTGCGATCCGCGATGTCGGTCGCGTGCTCGATTTCGGCTACAACTTCTGCGACGGCATTTCCAAGCTGATCCCTTTCAAGCCCGGCAAGCATGTGACGATCGCCGACGCCATTCAGGAAGAGCCGATGCTGGCCGAGCGCCTGGAAAACGAGGAAGAGGTCAAGCAGCTGCTCAACCTGGCGCAGCAGGTCGAAGGCATCGCCCGCAACATCGGCATGCATGCCGGCGGCGTCCTGATCGCCCCGGGCAAGCTCACCGATTTCTGTCCGCTCTACACCCAGGGCGGCGATGCCGGCGTGGTCTCGCAGTACGACAAGGACGACGTCGAAGCGGTCGGCCTGGTGAAGTTCGACTTCTTGGGCTTGACCACCCTCACGATCCTCGACAGGGCGGTGCGCTACATCAAGCAGCTCGATCCCGCCATGGCCGATTTCAGCCTGGAAAAGCTGCCGCTCAACGACCGCGCTTCCTATGAACTGCTGACCGCCGCCAAAACGGTAGCCGTGTTCCAGCTGGAAAGCCGTGGCATGCAAGGCATGCTGAAAGATGCGCGGCCCGACCGCTTTGAAGACATTATCGCGCTGGTGGCTTTGTACCGCCCAGGTCCGATGGATCTGATCCCGGATTTCTGCAAGCGCAAGCACGGCGAACGCTTCGACTATCCGGATCCGCGCACTGAGGGCATCTTGTCGGAAACCTACGGCATCATGGTGTATCAGGAGCAAGTGATGCAGATGGCGCAGGTGGTCGGCGGCTACTCGCTCGGCGGCGCCGATTTGCTGCGGCGCGCGATGGGTAAGAAAAAAGCGGAAGAGATGGCCGAGCACCGCCAGATTTTCCGTGATGGTGCGGCCAAGGACGGCTTGAGCGAAGCCAAGGCTGACGAGATTTTCGACTTGATGGAAAAATTCGCGGGCTACGGCTTCAACAAGTCGCATGCCGCCGCCTATGCTCTGCTGTCCTATCACACCGCCTACCTGAAAGCGCATCATCCCGCAGCGTTCATGGCCGCCAACTTGTCGCTGGCTATGGACGATACGGAAAAGATCAAGATCCTGGTGGAAGATTCGCTGGTCATCTGCAAGCTGACCTTGCTGCCGCCGGACATCAATCTGTCGGACTACCGTTTCACGCCGGAAGGCGAGCTGGGCAAGAAGGCGACTTTCATCCGCTACGGCCTCGGCGCCGTCAAAGGCTCGGGACAGAATGCGATCGAAGCCATCATCGCCGCCCGCCAGGAAAAGCCGTTTGTCGACCTCTTCGATTTCTGCCTGCGCGTGGACAAGCGCCAAATCAACCGCCGCACCATCGAGTCGCTGATACGCGCCGGTGCCTTCGACTGCTTCAAGGTCGACCGAGGGATCCTGCTGGCCTCGGTGCCGCGTGCGATGGAAGCCGCGGATCAGAAACTGGCATCGGCCAACCAGGTGAGCCTGTTCGGCGGCGACGACAGCGATCTGGAAGCACCCATCGAATATGTGCAGGCGGCGCCGTGGACCGATAAGCAGAAATTGACGGAAGAGAAGAGCGCGCTCGGCTTCTATCTGTCGGGGCATTTGTTCCACGCCTACGCCGCCGAAGCGCGCCGTTTCGCGCGCACGCCGCTGGGCAGCCTGGAACCTTCGCGCGAACCGCGCACCCTGGCCGGCATCATTTCCGGCTTGCGGACGCAGATGACCCAGCGCGGAAAAATGATGATCGTCACCCTGGATGACGGCAGCGCGACGCTTGACGTCACTGTTTACAACGAGCAGTTTGAACCGAACAAGGCGTTTTTCAAGGAAGACGAATTCCTGGTGGTGCAGGGCAAGGTCACGGAAGACCGTTTCAATGGCGGTTTGCGGGTTTCTGCAGAAAAGGTGATGGATATTGCCACTGCGCGGATTCATTATGGCCGCCAGTTTGTGTTGTCGCTCGCTCCTGCATTGAAGCAGGTTGATGTTACACAATTAAAGAGCGTGCTGGAGCCTCATCGCTCTGAAAAAGGTTTGCCCCTGACAGTGCGCTATACAGCGAGCAACATAGCCTGCGAAATCATTCTTGGCGATGATTGGAGAGTGGTGCCCAATGATGAACTGCAGGGATCTTTGGTCCAAAATTTGGGCAAAGAGTCGGTAGAGATCGAATATTAG
- a CDS encoding O-antigen ligase yields MSKESTALISEKNLSFYFKWPAFIAILLFPVLSLSVHNVGNACLFFLFVLAIIAGACRYKPMDISFSSLLRSYWPLHLAMVSLVIAVLLNQFASGKFAVKYYDTAFRIALFTPVLWIVLGLPLNYLKKMQWAFVAGVLIALVKIYIITAGGTLRPGNIGFLATIPFSDVVLLFGFIGLISIGWNTRQEKLAIALKVLTCCASIYVTILSQTRGSWIAIPVFAITAFLFLRNVRIRYRLAILILSLATLVTVFTNSDIVKTRLAAAKSDMTLYVDQDNADTSLGVRLQLWRASWQLFKENPVFGVGRENFSDGLEALSARDIITPVVTSFSHSHNEILFNTAILGIFGLLGILSIYFVPGYYFIRDIRHSDSIIRTAAGMGLTLCLGFFVFGLTDMMFFWSVLGGVYSMSVAAFFACIIKRKKELKAA; encoded by the coding sequence ATGAGCAAAGAGTCCACTGCGTTAATTTCGGAGAAAAATTTGTCGTTTTATTTTAAGTGGCCTGCGTTCATCGCCATTCTATTGTTCCCAGTTTTATCGTTATCGGTACACAACGTAGGCAACGCCTGTTTATTCTTTTTATTTGTTCTTGCAATTATTGCCGGGGCCTGTCGATACAAGCCGATGGATATCAGTTTCAGCTCGCTGTTGAGGAGCTACTGGCCGCTTCATCTGGCGATGGTTTCATTGGTAATTGCAGTATTGCTGAATCAGTTTGCATCGGGGAAATTTGCTGTCAAATATTATGACACCGCATTTCGAATCGCGTTGTTCACCCCCGTACTATGGATTGTTTTGGGATTGCCCCTCAACTATTTAAAAAAGATGCAATGGGCCTTTGTCGCAGGCGTATTAATCGCCCTTGTCAAAATTTATATAATTACGGCTGGAGGTACGTTGAGGCCAGGGAATATAGGATTTTTGGCGACGATTCCATTTTCTGACGTGGTATTGTTGTTCGGTTTTATCGGCTTGATTTCTATCGGCTGGAATACACGTCAAGAGAAATTAGCGATAGCGCTTAAAGTGTTAACTTGTTGTGCCAGCATATACGTCACCATATTGTCGCAAACTAGGGGTAGTTGGATCGCGATTCCAGTTTTTGCCATAACTGCCTTCTTGTTCCTTAGGAATGTACGTATCCGTTATCGGTTGGCAATCCTGATACTGTCACTGGCAACATTGGTAACTGTATTTACCAACAGTGATATTGTTAAAACTAGGTTAGCCGCAGCAAAATCAGATATGACTTTGTACGTAGATCAGGACAATGCCGATACATCATTGGGAGTGAGGCTTCAACTTTGGCGCGCATCTTGGCAGCTGTTCAAAGAAAATCCAGTCTTCGGCGTAGGGCGGGAAAATTTTAGTGATGGTTTGGAGGCTCTCTCTGCCCGCGACATAATTACTCCCGTGGTGACCTCATTTTCACATTCTCACAATGAGATTTTATTCAATACGGCGATTCTAGGGATATTTGGCCTGCTGGGAATTTTATCGATCTATTTCGTGCCTGGTTATTACTTCATCAGGGATATCCGTCACTCGGATAGCATAATAAGAACAGCTGCCGGCATGGGCCTCACTCTTTGTCTGGGCTTTTTCGTCTTTGGCCTGACTGACATGATGTTTTTCTGGAGCGTATTGGGCGGTGTGTACAGCATGAGTGTCGCGGCATTTTTTGCTTGCATCATAAAGCGTAAAAAAGAATTGAAAGCAGCCTGA
- the msbA gene encoding lipid A export permease/ATP-binding protein MsbA has translation MSSSSYLTYFKRLAVLHRPYKKRLVFGLLGMVVTAATEPLVAYIFKVLLDHGFVEKPTFPLWLVPVAVIGAFVARGASTFLTTYMTNWVSTRVLNTLRQQMFNRILHVSIDFHATHTVGRVINSIMFEVQQIIEMISKLFTSIVRCVLTVAGLLGYMLFISWKLTIVALVLMPLMILVVRTTAKRLKRLNKDSLDVNAQLTQVIEETTRAQQVIKVFGGEAYEKRRFEESAEHIRHYSMRMTSTFAATVPVTQIMMACAMSAMITMGLVQASHSQLTAGDFVSFLAAMIALQVPLKQLAEVNGPLQRGMAAAEAVFKLIDSPVERTGGIELDRRATGKIEFSNVGFSYQGQEKPALKGINLNVQPGETIAFVGMSGGGKSTLVNLIPGFYSVTEGRILLDNLPIEEISLHSLRAQIAMVSQNVVLFNDTITANIAYGDSAPDRARIEAAAKAAHLEEMIAALPEGYETQVGDNGSRLSGGQRQRLAMARAIYKDAPILILDEATSALDSESERAVQAALDQLMQGRTTFVIAHRLSTIERASRIAVLANGCIVEIGTHDELLSRQGAYANLYRLQFSKDAMHVEM, from the coding sequence ATGAGCTCATCCTCATATTTAACCTATTTCAAACGTCTGGCGGTTCTGCACCGACCTTACAAAAAGCGTCTGGTCTTTGGACTGCTCGGGATGGTGGTGACGGCGGCGACGGAGCCGCTGGTAGCGTATATTTTCAAGGTGCTGCTGGACCACGGTTTTGTTGAAAAACCTACCTTTCCTCTTTGGCTGGTGCCGGTAGCGGTGATTGGCGCATTCGTCGCCCGCGGTGCCTCGACTTTCCTGACCACCTACATGACCAACTGGGTGTCGACCCGGGTATTGAATACTCTGCGCCAGCAAATGTTCAACCGTATCCTGCACGTCTCGATTGATTTCCATGCCACGCATACGGTAGGGCGCGTGATCAATTCGATCATGTTTGAAGTACAGCAGATCATTGAAATGATCAGCAAGCTGTTTACGTCGATCGTGCGCTGTGTCCTGACCGTAGCGGGCTTGTTGGGATACATGCTGTTTATCAGCTGGAAACTGACGATCGTTGCCCTGGTGCTGATGCCGCTGATGATCCTGGTGGTGCGCACCACCGCCAAGCGCCTGAAGCGGCTGAACAAGGATTCGCTGGACGTCAATGCCCAGCTGACCCAGGTCATCGAGGAAACCACGCGCGCCCAGCAGGTCATCAAGGTGTTCGGCGGTGAAGCCTATGAAAAGCGGCGCTTCGAGGAGTCGGCCGAGCATATCCGCCACTACAGCATGCGCATGACCAGCACTTTTGCCGCTACCGTGCCAGTTACGCAGATCATGATGGCTTGCGCGATGTCGGCAATGATCACGATGGGCCTGGTGCAGGCCAGCCACTCGCAGTTGACCGCCGGTGATTTCGTGTCGTTTTTGGCGGCCATGATCGCCCTGCAAGTACCATTGAAGCAGTTGGCCGAAGTGAACGGCCCATTGCAGCGCGGAATGGCTGCAGCGGAGGCTGTATTCAAGCTGATTGACAGTCCGGTAGAACGTACCGGCGGTATCGAACTCGATCGGCGCGCCACCGGGAAAATCGAATTCTCGAACGTCGGTTTCTCCTATCAGGGGCAGGAAAAGCCGGCGCTGAAAGGGATCAACTTAAACGTCCAGCCGGGAGAAACCATTGCTTTTGTAGGCATGTCAGGCGGCGGAAAATCGACGTTGGTGAACTTGATTCCCGGATTTTATTCCGTAACCGAAGGGCGTATCCTGCTGGATAATCTGCCTATTGAGGAGATTTCGCTGCATAGTTTGCGAGCCCAGATCGCCATGGTGAGCCAGAACGTCGTGCTGTTCAATGACACGATCACCGCCAATATTGCTTATGGCGACAGTGCGCCGGACCGTGCGCGAATCGAAGCGGCAGCCAAGGCAGCGCACCTGGAGGAAATGATTGCTGCTTTACCCGAGGGATATGAAACGCAGGTCGGCGATAACGGTTCGCGCCTGTCGGGCGGCCAGCGGCAACGGCTGGCAATGGCGCGCGCCATCTACAAGGATGCACCGATCCTGATCCTGGACGAAGCGACATCGGCGCTGGACAGCGAGTCGGAGCGGGCGGTACAGGCTGCGCTGGACCAGTTGATGCAGGGCCGCACTACTTTCGTCATCGCCCACAGATTGTCCACCATCGAGCGCGCCAGCCGCATCGCCGTGCTGGCGAACGGCTGCATTGTTGAAATCGGCACGCATGACGAATTGTTGAGCAGGCAGGGGGCATACGCCAATTTGTATCGCCTCCAGTTTTCCAAGGACGCGATGCATGTAGAGATGTAA
- a CDS encoding glycosyltransferase family 9 protein, giving the protein MTAQLVPDEILKKTDKILFIAHLALGDFTYLQNCFQAFAKAFPHIKIHIWVDEVRRTSKAEAWPFLKKYALYDWLAECPFVERIYQQTYSPALFEQSIAEAQQQDYPLVVSLSTLRPPMYATLARQISPRGFVAGMKKPFGMLAVHKRLAYRKLDAALDPDNGVRSGMHISEVYAGWFQQLFGMPAAAAERYPFVQIPAQWQSYAQNQLREWGFKYQEPPAAGKLLFINPYAKNNKRCWPLERVVELVAALNQLDAWRDAHFIVNVVPEEMAHAQRFFAQHAGQQVRLFSAQENFFQLPAMLSECDLIVSVETAVMHLANAVHVPVVALMRQKNPEWAPIDQEHSVVITTANRRDWVKAITVAQVIEVLGR; this is encoded by the coding sequence ATGACAGCACAACTCGTTCCAGACGAAATTTTAAAAAAAACAGACAAGATCCTGTTCATCGCTCACCTTGCTCTCGGTGATTTTACCTACCTGCAAAACTGTTTCCAGGCGTTTGCAAAGGCCTTCCCCCATATCAAGATCCATATCTGGGTGGATGAGGTGCGCCGCACCAGCAAAGCCGAGGCGTGGCCGTTCCTGAAGAAGTACGCTTTGTACGACTGGCTGGCCGAATGCCCCTTCGTTGAACGGATTTATCAGCAAACCTATAGCCCGGCCTTGTTCGAGCAATCGATCGCCGAAGCGCAGCAGCAAGATTATCCGCTGGTGGTGTCGCTATCGACCTTGCGTCCGCCGATGTATGCAACGCTGGCGCGCCAGATAAGTCCGCGCGGCTTTGTGGCGGGGATGAAAAAGCCCTTTGGAATGCTCGCAGTACACAAGCGCTTGGCATACCGCAAGCTGGATGCCGCGCTTGATCCGGATAACGGCGTGCGATCCGGCATGCACATCAGCGAAGTCTATGCCGGCTGGTTCCAGCAATTGTTCGGCATGCCTGCAGCCGCTGCGGAACGTTACCCCTTCGTGCAGATTCCGGCGCAATGGCAAAGTTATGCGCAAAACCAGCTGCGTGAATGGGGATTCAAATATCAGGAGCCGCCGGCCGCCGGCAAGCTGCTGTTTATCAATCCCTATGCCAAGAACAACAAGCGCTGCTGGCCACTGGAGCGGGTGGTCGAGCTAGTGGCCGCGCTGAATCAGCTGGATGCATGGCGCGACGCGCATTTCATCGTCAACGTGGTACCGGAAGAGATGGCGCATGCGCAGCGGTTCTTTGCGCAACACGCTGGACAGCAGGTGCGTTTGTTCAGCGCCCAGGAGAATTTTTTCCAGCTGCCGGCGATGCTGAGTGAATGCGATCTGATCGTATCGGTTGAAACCGCCGTCATGCACTTGGCTAACGCCGTGCACGTGCCGGTGGTGGCCCTGATGCGGCAGAAGAATCCGGAGTGGGCGCCGATAGACCAGGAACATAGCGTGGTGATTACAACGGCCAACCGGCGCGACTGGGTGAAGGCAATCACAGTTGCCCAGGTAATCGAGGTCCTGGGGCGCTGA
- a CDS encoding glycosyltransferase: MTSSTNSAANASQPLHIAFGVDTNYFLGMGVAMVSVLENNRGQALIFHVLTPSISDENAARLRQLETRYGTEIKVHIIDPSIFDEFAVFPSFSQYSAAIFSRLLIAGTLQGVADKVLYLDADIVCQGSVTELMAIDIDDVVVAAVGDVGSIAEKQIASLQLSHQRYFNSGVLYINVDKWMASDVWHGAVKAILGASKKFSFPDQDALNIVLDGRVKIVPPKFNWMYDLFGETSSGKKIAKEALFIHFVGRLKPWHNWCCNPENQLFLKYKAISPWADAVLYPPKNYKEIRMYSQGLRKSGRQLQGWLWYAKFVLSKFSSK, encoded by the coding sequence ATGACTTCTTCCACGAATAGCGCTGCGAATGCATCGCAACCCTTGCATATTGCCTTTGGCGTAGACACGAATTATTTTCTGGGCATGGGTGTCGCCATGGTCTCGGTTCTGGAGAATAATCGCGGCCAGGCGTTGATTTTTCATGTGCTGACGCCGTCGATTTCCGACGAGAATGCAGCTAGGCTGCGCCAGCTCGAGACGCGCTACGGGACCGAAATCAAGGTGCATATCATCGATCCGTCGATCTTCGACGAGTTCGCCGTTTTCCCCAGCTTCAGCCAGTATTCGGCGGCGATCTTCAGCCGGCTGTTGATCGCCGGCACGCTGCAGGGTGTCGCCGACAAGGTGCTTTATCTGGATGCGGACATCGTCTGCCAGGGCAGCGTGACGGAGCTGATGGCGATTGATATCGATGACGTTGTGGTGGCCGCGGTCGGCGACGTCGGCAGTATCGCGGAAAAGCAGATAGCAAGCTTGCAGCTGTCGCACCAGCGGTATTTCAACTCCGGCGTCCTGTATATCAACGTCGACAAGTGGATGGCCAGCGATGTTTGGCACGGCGCGGTGAAGGCGATTCTGGGAGCCAGCAAGAAATTTTCTTTCCCGGACCAGGATGCTCTGAACATTGTGCTGGATGGCCGCGTCAAGATCGTGCCGCCGAAATTCAACTGGATGTACGACCTGTTTGGCGAAACCTCCTCAGGCAAGAAGATTGCGAAAGAGGCGCTGTTCATTCATTTTGTCGGCCGTCTGAAGCCATGGCACAACTGGTGCTGCAATCCGGAAAACCAGCTGTTTCTCAAGTACAAGGCGATTTCGCCATGGGCGGACGCTGTGTTGTATCCACCGAAAAACTACAAGGAAATCCGCATGTATTCGCAGGGCTTGCGCAAGTCCGGCCGGCAGCTGCAAGGCTGGCTCTGGTACGCCAAATTCGTGCTGAGTAAATTTTCCTCTAAGTAG